One Candidatus Kinetoplastibacterium oncopeltii TCC290E genomic region harbors:
- a CDS encoding YggS family pyridoxal phosphate-dependent enzyme, with translation MNEFDGIADRINYVKQLITDVCIRSGRDPDEINILPVSKNFDNRYIKSIIKFGFTSFGESRIQEIREKYKQFNKDIRWIMIGNLQTNKVKEAINYIDELESLDRLDLAFVLNKYLKSEKKSLKTLVQVKTSSEPQKYGLDPDKLIDFIIKVSEEYKFLEIVGLMTVAENSKDHRIIRNCFSLLRKLKEKVNEQKIPGVNLKKLSMGMSNDFEIAIEEGSTELRLGSILFGKRIYK, from the coding sequence ATGAATGAGTTTGATGGTATTGCGGATAGAATAAATTACGTCAAACAACTTATTACAGATGTTTGCATTAGATCAGGACGTGACCCAGATGAAATTAATATACTACCTGTTAGTAAAAATTTTGATAATAGATACATAAAATCAATTATTAAATTTGGCTTTACTTCTTTTGGAGAAAGCAGGATACAAGAAATTCGTGAAAAATATAAACAGTTTAATAAAGATATCAGATGGATAATGATAGGAAATTTACAGACTAATAAGGTAAAAGAAGCTATTAATTACATAGATGAATTAGAATCGCTAGATAGATTAGATCTAGCTTTTGTACTAAATAAGTATCTCAAATCAGAAAAAAAATCATTAAAAACATTAGTTCAGGTAAAAACTTCTTCAGAACCACAAAAATATGGTTTAGATCCTGATAAATTAATAGATTTTATAATCAAAGTCTCCGAAGAATATAAATTTTTAGAAATTGTAGGTCTAATGACTGTTGCAGAAAATTCAAAAGATCATAGAATCATAAGAAATTGCTTTAGTTTACTACGTAAATTAAAGGAAAAAGTAAATGAGCAAAAAATACCTGGAGTTAATTTGAAAAAACTTTCCATGGGTATGAGTAACGATTTTGAAATTGCGATTGAAGAAGGTTCTACCGAATTAAGGCTAGGCTCTATACTTTTCGGAAAAAGGATTTACAAATAA
- the ilvA gene encoding threonine ammonia-lyase, biosynthetic, producing MPIDYLKRILTSKVYDVAIETKLDPTPLLSKRISNNLLLKREDTQAVFSFKLRGAYNKMANLSKEALSHGVIAASAGNHAQGVALSATRLGCRAVIVMPTTSPKLKIDAVRRLGGEVVLAGESYTDAYNHALLLEKEEKLTFVHPFDDPDVIAGQGTVGMEILRQHPDPIEAIFIAVGGGGLISGVAAYIKQLRPEIKIIGVQTSDSDAMLRSIKAGKRIHLKDVGLFSDGTAVKLVGTETFKLTKQYVDEFIVVNTDAICAAIKDVFQETRVVLEPAGAMSVAAAKQYVIEKNIKGKNLIAISCGANMNFDRLRFVAERADVGEMREAVFAVTIPEQRGSFKNFCQLIDKRNVTEFNYRISDANKAHVFVGLQISSSNEANNLAETFRNNKFNVLDLTYDEMAKSHLRHMVGGKSNLSDNEMLYRFEFPERPGALMSFLNTMNPEWNISLFHYRNHGADYGQILIGIQVPNKDRKLFKEFLTELSYPYWDETNNPAYNLFL from the coding sequence ATGCCCATAGATTATTTAAAACGCATTCTAACATCTAAAGTTTACGATGTAGCAATAGAAACTAAATTAGACCCAACTCCTCTTCTAAGTAAAAGGATATCTAATAACTTACTATTAAAAAGAGAAGATACTCAAGCAGTTTTTAGCTTTAAATTAAGGGGAGCCTATAATAAGATGGCTAACCTGTCGAAAGAAGCACTAAGTCATGGAGTAATAGCAGCATCTGCTGGTAATCATGCTCAAGGTGTAGCCCTTTCTGCAACAAGATTAGGATGTAGAGCTGTAATTGTAATGCCTACTACCAGTCCTAAGTTAAAAATAGATGCCGTACGTCGTCTAGGAGGAGAAGTTGTGCTAGCTGGGGAAAGCTATACGGATGCATATAATCATGCATTGCTTCTAGAAAAAGAAGAGAAACTAACTTTTGTACATCCTTTTGATGATCCAGATGTAATTGCTGGACAAGGCACTGTTGGTATGGAAATACTGCGACAGCACCCTGATCCTATAGAAGCTATATTTATAGCTGTGGGTGGTGGTGGTTTAATATCAGGTGTTGCTGCATATATAAAACAATTGAGGCCAGAAATAAAAATAATTGGAGTTCAAACATCTGACTCTGATGCAATGTTACGTAGTATAAAAGCTGGGAAACGTATACATCTGAAGGATGTTGGTCTGTTCTCAGATGGAACAGCAGTAAAACTTGTAGGTACCGAGACATTCAAACTAACTAAACAATATGTAGATGAGTTTATTGTTGTTAATACAGACGCAATTTGCGCAGCAATAAAAGATGTTTTTCAAGAAACTAGAGTGGTCTTAGAACCAGCTGGTGCAATGTCAGTAGCAGCAGCTAAACAATATGTAATAGAAAAAAATATTAAAGGGAAAAACTTAATTGCTATATCATGTGGTGCAAACATGAATTTTGATAGACTTAGATTTGTAGCAGAGAGAGCTGATGTTGGGGAAATGCGCGAAGCAGTATTCGCAGTTACAATACCTGAGCAACGTGGAAGCTTTAAGAATTTCTGTCAACTAATTGATAAGCGTAACGTTACAGAATTCAACTACCGAATATCAGATGCAAACAAGGCACACGTATTTGTAGGACTGCAAATATCCTCATCGAATGAAGCAAATAATTTAGCAGAAACATTTCGCAACAATAAATTCAATGTTCTAGATCTTACATATGATGAAATGGCAAAAAGTCATCTTAGACATATGGTTGGTGGGAAATCAAATCTTAGTGATAATGAAATGTTATATAGATTTGAATTTCCAGAACGACCTGGAGCACTTATGAGTTTTCTAAACACAATGAATCCTGAATGGAATATTAGTCTTTTTCATTATAGAAATCATGGTGCTGACTACGGACAAATATTGATAGGAATTCAAGTTCCAAATAAAGATAGGAAACTTTTTAAAGAATTCTTAACAGAATTATCCTACCCCTATTGGGATGAGACAAACAATCCTGCCTATAATTTATTCCTTTAA
- a CDS encoding amino acid ABC transporter ATP-binding/permease protein, with translation MITTISGIILLGISGWLLTGAYIVDIGAIFNLFMPSAIIRILSLMKVIFRYAEKLIGHTAIFKLLSDLRGFVFESMIKLNPKELSKYRNGDLVSRITSDVDILDVVFLLFLEPFIVIILLACLFYLFLHWFMPINSLIIVIVSFISIVFVPSLLIKFSKNNGMYIQQYSSNIREFILEMIDSHIDITIMQLQEAKKKEFNYVCSCISNYKKKQSIIAATGQYALSIISGFGIVLIIYFDIGYFEENKIEAPLLIGILLASFGLFEMFSSLVKGSSCLGSSIKGAERISTIINTKNSINDVDDPINLPKYGEIIYNNVDFSYINSISNDESSVLRNINLKISIGEHVAIIGPSGSGKSTLLSLLLRLEDVSNGSISFGGYDIRRCKQSDLHNRIAFLSHDPAIFLGTIRSNIILGNQSASNDLIFEILHLVKLWDFVRNLPYGLDTFINETGSNLSVGQARRLCLARALISPASVLVFDEPTSGLDKVLEREFFRDLRLAVGKNRSVLMATHADVLPYDDIKSYKLKKGHLLLDD, from the coding sequence TTGATTACAACCATATCTGGAATTATTTTATTAGGAATCTCTGGATGGTTATTAACTGGAGCTTATATAGTTGATATAGGAGCCATCTTCAATCTTTTTATGCCTTCTGCCATTATAAGAATACTATCATTAATGAAGGTTATATTTCGTTACGCAGAGAAATTAATAGGGCATACTGCTATTTTTAAATTATTATCAGATCTTCGTGGTTTTGTATTTGAATCAATGATCAAATTAAATCCTAAGGAGCTATCTAAATATCGTAATGGAGATTTAGTATCAAGGATAACTAGTGATGTTGATATATTAGATGTGGTGTTTTTGTTATTTTTAGAACCATTTATTGTGATAATTTTATTAGCTTGCTTGTTTTATCTATTTCTTCATTGGTTTATGCCTATAAATTCCTTAATTATAGTAATTGTTTCATTTATTTCTATTGTTTTTGTTCCTTCATTATTAATAAAATTTTCTAAAAATAATGGAATGTATATCCAGCAGTATTCTTCTAATATCAGAGAATTTATTTTAGAAATGATAGATTCGCATATTGATATAACAATTATGCAGTTACAAGAAGCAAAAAAAAAGGAATTTAATTATGTTTGCTCCTGTATATCTAATTATAAAAAAAAGCAATCTATTATAGCTGCTACTGGACAGTATGCGTTATCTATTATATCTGGATTTGGGATAGTATTAATTATTTACTTCGATATAGGTTATTTTGAAGAAAATAAGATTGAGGCTCCTTTGCTAATAGGCATCTTATTAGCATCTTTCGGTTTATTCGAAATGTTTTCTTCCCTAGTAAAAGGATCTTCTTGCTTAGGTTCTTCTATCAAAGGTGCTGAAAGAATTAGTACTATTATTAATACAAAGAATAGTATAAATGATGTGGATGACCCCATTAATTTACCAAAATACGGAGAAATAATATATAACAATGTTGATTTCTCTTATATTAATTCAATATCAAATGATGAATCATCTGTATTGCGCAATATAAATCTAAAAATAAGTATTGGAGAACATGTTGCTATTATAGGGCCAAGCGGATCAGGAAAATCTACCTTGCTTAGCTTATTGCTCCGTTTGGAGGATGTTTCTAATGGCTCTATTAGTTTTGGAGGCTATGATATAAGGAGATGCAAACAATCAGATTTGCATAACAGAATAGCTTTTTTGAGTCATGATCCAGCTATATTTCTAGGAACTATAAGAAGCAATATAATTTTAGGTAATCAATCAGCATCTAATGATCTAATATTTGAAATACTTCATTTAGTTAAATTATGGGATTTTGTTAGAAATTTGCCTTATGGACTGGATACTTTCATTAATGAGACAGGATCTAATCTTTCAGTCGGCCAAGCTCGTAGATTATGTTTGGCTAGAGCATTAATATCACCAGCTTCTGTTTTAGTTTTTGACGAACCAACATCTGGATTAGATAAGGTATTAGAACGGGAATTTTTCAGAGATTTGAGGTTGGCAGTAGGTAAAAATCGTAGTGTATTAATGGCAACACATGCTGATGTCTTGCCTTATGATGATATAAAATCGTATAAGTTAAAAAAAGGTCATCTCTTGTTAGATGACTAG
- the cydD gene encoding thiol reductant ABC exporter subunit CydD — MSKSNMLSKSGKIWLGKLVAFAKFHLIIAILLPLLGSILLIFQLWILSNILNSVFIDHVNRDYLIYPISLFAFLVIMRATIAYVQELYAIKASETIKANIRKILYENLFANGHMWTRSQVSGAIASSIVEQVELLDGYFRKYLPISVSAAIIPISFSILIFYFDKIIGMILFISVPLIPLFMALIGYGAERASSKYLDSFSWLSGFFADRLRGLMTLKLYGCEERELDSVIKASNDLKDRTLSVLRIAFLSSAVLEFFSAMGVACIAVYVGLTFLNFIHIGKDQINLQLGLFFLLIAPEVYNPLRQMALYYHDRASAHAAVNKIEELFNGLPDLDGSMTDDIKIHKKTINEFTIDTSILISARNLEIKDFNSNKNIVNKLSFNILRFDHIALTGVSGIGKTSLLESMVRLRPYDGQIIFEGYDLINLDENILRKKTFLASQRPYIFQDSVLENIKIAKPEASRTEILEAVRLSLVSDFIENLPNGLDTILGKEGVGISRGQIQRVSLARLFLRNPDFILLDEPTAHLDQDTEKRLFKNIIDFSQNKTLVLITHSPFIYKKMPIIWHLDDGKINNSL; from the coding sequence ATGAGTAAAAGCAATATGCTTAGTAAATCTGGCAAGATTTGGCTTGGAAAGCTTGTTGCTTTTGCTAAATTTCATTTGATAATTGCTATTTTATTGCCATTACTTGGTAGTATTTTACTGATTTTTCAATTATGGATATTATCGAATATATTAAATTCTGTTTTTATTGACCATGTCAATAGAGATTATTTGATATATCCTATTTCTTTGTTTGCTTTTTTAGTAATTATGCGTGCTACTATTGCATACGTACAAGAATTATATGCTATAAAAGCATCTGAGACTATAAAAGCAAATATAAGAAAAATATTGTACGAGAACCTATTTGCAAATGGTCATATGTGGACTAGAAGTCAAGTTTCTGGAGCTATTGCTAGCAGCATAGTTGAACAGGTAGAGCTTTTGGATGGCTACTTTCGCAAGTATTTACCCATATCTGTTAGTGCAGCAATTATTCCTATATCTTTTTCAATTTTGATATTTTATTTCGATAAAATTATAGGTATGATACTATTTATAAGTGTCCCACTTATACCATTATTTATGGCATTGATTGGTTACGGTGCAGAGCGTGCCAGCAGTAAATATCTGGATTCTTTTTCATGGCTTTCTGGTTTTTTTGCTGATAGGCTAAGAGGGTTAATGACATTAAAGTTATATGGTTGTGAAGAAAGAGAGCTTGACTCAGTAATAAAAGCAAGTAATGATCTTAAAGATCGTACATTGTCGGTTTTGAGAATTGCATTTTTATCATCTGCTGTTTTAGAATTTTTTTCTGCTATGGGTGTTGCCTGTATTGCTGTATATGTTGGTCTAACTTTTCTAAATTTTATTCATATAGGAAAAGATCAAATTAATCTGCAGCTAGGTTTATTTTTTTTATTGATAGCTCCAGAAGTTTATAATCCTTTAAGACAAATGGCTTTGTACTATCATGATAGAGCATCAGCTCATGCAGCGGTAAATAAAATTGAAGAATTATTTAATGGATTGCCAGATCTTGATGGTTCGATGACCGATGATATTAAAATTCATAAAAAGACTATTAATGAATTTACTATAGACACTTCAATATTAATATCTGCCAGAAATTTAGAAATAAAAGATTTTAATTCTAATAAAAACATAGTTAATAAATTGAGCTTTAATATTCTTAGATTCGATCATATTGCTTTGACAGGAGTTAGTGGCATTGGAAAGACATCTTTATTAGAGTCTATGGTAAGATTAAGACCTTATGATGGTCAAATTATCTTTGAGGGCTATGATCTTATTAATTTGGATGAAAATATTTTGAGGAAAAAGACTTTTCTTGCAAGTCAGCGTCCTTATATATTTCAAGATAGTGTATTAGAAAATATTAAAATAGCAAAACCTGAAGCTTCTCGTACTGAGATATTAGAAGCAGTTAGGCTGTCTTTAGTGTCTGATTTCATTGAAAATCTTCCTAATGGTTTGGATACTATATTAGGCAAAGAAGGAGTTGGAATTTCTAGGGGACAGATTCAAAGAGTCAGTTTAGCACGCCTATTTCTCAGAAATCCGGACTTTATATTGTTAGATGAGCCTACTGCTCATTTAGATCAAGATACAGAAAAAAGACTTTTTAAAAACATAATTGATTTTTCACAAAATAAAACTTTAGTTTTAATTACACATTCGCCATTTATATACAAAAAAATGCCTATAATTTGGCATTTGGATGATGGCAAGATTAATAATAGTTTATGA
- the cydX gene encoding cytochrome bd-I oxidase subunit CydX produces the protein MWYFSWILGLGFAAAFSIISGILFEYKNNSNNAD, from the coding sequence ATGTGGTATTTTTCCTGGATTTTAGGGTTGGGTTTTGCTGCAGCCTTTAGTATTATTAGCGGGATACTTTTTGAATATAAGAATAATTCGAATAATGCTGATTAA
- the cydB gene encoding cytochrome d ubiquinol oxidase subunit II — MESFIFLEYSTLRFLWWIFLGALLVGFAVTDGFDLGVAVLLPLVAKSDNERRVLINSIGPIWEGNQVWLITAGGAIFAAWPLIYAASFSGFYLAMLLVLVALIIRPVGFKYRSKLDSSSWRSTWDYLLCFSGVVASLVFGVAMGNIILGVPIGFDHISLRVSYHGSFFELFRPFTLVTGVLSVVMLAMHGANFLVLKTEGILQERSMFYGKIFSLLTAAIFIAAGFFVKNIDGQIITSTINYNGASNPLLKAIELQQGAWLLNYEKWPIACMAPIFGILGPIVSFISIKKQYHISAFIGSSVGIAAIIVTVGVSLFPFLMPSSFGSYSSGLTVWDSSSSHLTLWVMFLSTILFLPIVIAYTAFVYKVMRGKVNDKSVAESHNSY, encoded by the coding sequence ATGGAATCTTTTATTTTTTTAGAATATTCTACCTTAAGGTTCTTATGGTGGATATTTTTGGGAGCATTGCTTGTTGGTTTTGCTGTTACTGATGGGTTTGACCTAGGTGTAGCAGTTTTATTACCTTTAGTTGCTAAAAGTGATAACGAGAGAAGGGTATTAATAAATTCTATTGGTCCTATTTGGGAAGGTAATCAAGTTTGGCTAATCACAGCTGGTGGGGCTATTTTTGCTGCCTGGCCTTTGATATATGCTGCATCTTTCTCAGGTTTTTACTTAGCTATGTTGTTGGTATTAGTTGCGCTAATTATAAGACCGGTTGGATTTAAATATCGTAGCAAACTAGACTCTAGCTCATGGCGCAGTACCTGGGATTATTTATTATGTTTCTCAGGAGTTGTAGCTTCTTTAGTATTTGGCGTAGCTATGGGTAACATAATTCTAGGTGTTCCAATTGGTTTCGATCATATTAGCTTAAGAGTGTCTTATCATGGTAGTTTTTTTGAACTATTCAGACCTTTTACTTTAGTTACGGGAGTTCTTAGTGTAGTGATGCTTGCTATGCATGGTGCAAATTTCTTAGTACTGAAGACAGAAGGTATTTTGCAAGAAAGATCTATGTTTTATGGGAAAATATTCTCATTGTTAACAGCAGCGATTTTTATAGCTGCTGGATTTTTTGTAAAAAATATCGATGGTCAAATAATAACAAGCACTATTAACTATAATGGTGCTTCTAATCCATTATTAAAGGCGATTGAATTACAACAAGGAGCATGGTTATTAAATTATGAAAAATGGCCTATAGCTTGTATGGCACCTATATTTGGTATATTGGGACCTATAGTATCGTTTATATCTATTAAAAAACAATATCATATTTCAGCATTTATTGGATCAAGTGTTGGTATTGCTGCTATTATTGTCACTGTAGGAGTTTCTTTATTTCCTTTTCTTATGCCTTCTTCTTTTGGAAGCTATAGCAGTGGATTGACAGTTTGGGATTCCTCTTCAAGTCATTTGACTCTTTGGGTTATGTTTTTGTCGACTATTTTATTTTTACCTATAGTTATCGCTTATACTGCTTTTGTATACAAGGTAATGAGAGGGAAAGTTAATGATAAATCCGTTGCTGAGTCTCATAATTCTTATTAG
- a CDS encoding cytochrome ubiquinol oxidase subunit I produces MGYFDVVDLSRFQFAATAFYHFIFVPLTLGLSVLLAIMESVYVITGKDIWKRITIFWGTLFGINFALGVATGVVMEFQFGMNWSYYSHYVGDIFGAPLALEGLSAFFLEATFVGLFFFGWDRLSRVGHLIVTWLVAFGTNLSALWILVANAWMQNPVGASFNPDTMRMEMESFFSVLLSETAQSKFLHTVSAGYITGAIFVCGISSWYLLKGRNLEIAKRSLSVAVAFGFFGSLSSIVLGDESGYLASSHQKMKIAAIESMWETEPAPASFNLLAIPNQKERKNDFEIKIPYVMGIIGTRSLDKEISGINDLVDNAKVEILRGIIAFDALEKIRSNSEDKEARELFNKNWKSLGYALLVKRYQSDLSKATSDDIAKAALDTIPGNVTALFYCFRIMVALGFYFAILFATSLWLSMKKGLHNYKYLLKVFLFSIPLPWIALECGWFVAEYGRQPWVIEGVLPTYYAASGLSLLDLSISLGIFLSIYTTLFIVGFRLMLAAIRKGPDFEENNIDRHSLFSKDN; encoded by the coding sequence ATGGGTTATTTTGACGTAGTCGATCTTTCCAGATTTCAATTTGCTGCTACAGCTTTTTACCATTTTATTTTTGTTCCATTAACGCTTGGCTTGTCTGTTTTGCTTGCGATTATGGAAAGTGTTTATGTAATAACTGGCAAAGATATATGGAAGCGTATCACAATATTCTGGGGTACTTTATTTGGCATTAATTTCGCTTTAGGTGTTGCAACTGGTGTTGTGATGGAATTCCAATTTGGTATGAATTGGTCTTACTATAGTCACTATGTTGGAGATATTTTCGGAGCTCCTTTAGCACTTGAAGGTTTATCAGCTTTCTTCTTGGAAGCCACGTTTGTTGGTTTATTCTTTTTTGGTTGGGATCGTCTATCAAGAGTAGGTCACTTAATAGTTACATGGCTAGTAGCTTTCGGTACTAATTTATCTGCTTTATGGATTTTAGTGGCTAATGCTTGGATGCAGAATCCAGTAGGTGCTTCTTTTAATCCAGATACAATGAGAATGGAAATGGAAAGTTTTTTTTCTGTTCTTCTTAGCGAAACTGCACAGAGTAAGTTTTTACATACAGTCAGTGCTGGATATATAACTGGTGCTATTTTTGTTTGTGGAATTAGTTCTTGGTATTTGCTTAAAGGTCGCAATTTGGAAATTGCAAAAAGGTCATTGTCGGTTGCTGTAGCATTTGGGTTTTTCGGATCACTTTCTTCTATAGTATTAGGTGATGAGAGCGGTTATCTAGCTTCTAGTCATCAAAAAATGAAAATTGCAGCTATAGAGTCAATGTGGGAAACTGAACCAGCTCCTGCTTCCTTTAACTTGTTAGCTATCCCTAATCAAAAAGAACGCAAAAATGATTTCGAGATTAAAATACCATATGTTATGGGTATAATAGGAACTCGTTCTCTTGATAAAGAAATATCAGGTATTAATGATCTTGTTGATAATGCTAAAGTTGAAATTTTAAGAGGTATTATTGCTTTCGATGCTTTAGAGAAGATCAGATCTAATTCTGAAGATAAAGAAGCCAGAGAGTTATTTAATAAAAATTGGAAATCTTTAGGTTATGCATTACTAGTTAAGCGTTATCAATCTGATTTAAGCAAGGCAACTTCTGATGATATTGCTAAAGCAGCTTTGGATACTATACCAGGAAATGTTACTGCTTTGTTCTATTGTTTTAGAATCATGGTAGCCCTTGGGTTCTATTTTGCAATTCTTTTTGCTACTTCTTTATGGTTATCAATGAAGAAAGGTTTGCATAATTATAAATATTTACTAAAAGTATTCTTGTTTAGTATACCTCTACCATGGATCGCGTTAGAATGTGGCTGGTTTGTTGCCGAGTATGGAAGACAGCCGTGGGTTATAGAGGGAGTGCTTCCTACTTATTACGCAGCTTCAGGTTTGTCTTTGTTAGATTTATCAATTAGTCTTGGCATTTTCTTATCTATCTATACCACGTTATTTATAGTAGGTTTCAGATTAATGTTAGCAGCTATTAGAAAAGGTCCAGATTTTGAAGAAAATAATATTGACCGACATAGTCTTTTTTCAAAAGATAATTAA
- the hpf gene encoding ribosome hibernation-promoting factor, HPF/YfiA family — translation MDLNIIGRNVEITAAMHEYISKKLNNTTLLRIDKELHISVSVYIEHSQHNIEINIRHISKTILHCKSSDTNLYDAIDNLAEKVDRQLVKLKEKEKEKYLLVIIKSII, via the coding sequence ATGGATCTAAATATCATAGGTCGCAATGTAGAGATAACAGCAGCAATGCATGAATACATATCAAAAAAATTAAATAATACTACTCTACTTAGAATTGATAAAGAGCTTCACATAAGTGTTTCTGTATACATAGAGCATTCACAACATAACATCGAAATAAACATTAGACACATAAGTAAAACTATATTACATTGCAAATCATCTGACACTAATTTATACGATGCAATCGACAATTTAGCAGAAAAAGTTGATAGACAATTGGTTAAACTAAAAGAAAAAGAAAAAGAAAAATACCTTTTAGTAATTATTAAATCTATTATTTAA
- the hprK gene encoding HPr(Ser) kinase/phosphatase: protein MLPTLQELVQDNNDKIKFQWIAGQSSSNRLISDEDTSSANIVGHLNLIHPSRIQIFGLEEMDYYIRLEKSRQINYIKELYNGKSPAILIANNLQAPQVLINNCSQYNIPLLSTHIDAAKLIDILRVYISKKLAPIEIIHGVFLDVFGIGVLITGKSGLGKSELALELISRGHVLIADDVVELFQVAPSIVEGKCPTLLQNLLEVRGLGLLDIRTIFGEIAVRHKMRLKLVVDLMKQSNNDVFERLPLQKGVTKNILGVPIRSVTIQVAAGRNLAVIVEAAVRNTILQMRGIDTFGDFIERQTIAILSNNN from the coding sequence ATGCTACCAACATTACAAGAATTAGTTCAGGATAATAATGATAAAATCAAGTTTCAATGGATAGCAGGACAGTCATCCTCTAACCGATTAATTTCAGATGAAGATACCTCTTCTGCTAATATTGTCGGACACTTGAACCTTATTCACCCGTCTAGAATACAAATTTTTGGATTGGAAGAGATGGATTACTATATCCGTCTTGAAAAAAGCAGACAAATAAATTATATAAAAGAATTATATAATGGTAAATCTCCAGCTATTTTGATAGCAAATAACCTACAAGCCCCCCAAGTTTTAATTAATAACTGCAGTCAATATAATATACCTCTATTATCAACTCACATAGATGCAGCAAAACTAATAGATATTCTTAGAGTGTATATTAGTAAAAAACTAGCCCCTATTGAAATAATTCACGGTGTATTTCTGGATGTATTCGGAATTGGGGTACTCATTACTGGTAAATCAGGTCTTGGAAAAAGCGAGTTAGCACTTGAGCTCATATCGAGAGGCCACGTGTTGATAGCAGATGATGTTGTAGAATTATTTCAGGTAGCCCCAAGTATTGTAGAAGGAAAATGTCCAACATTATTACAAAATCTACTGGAAGTTAGAGGGTTAGGGTTATTAGACATAAGAACAATATTTGGAGAAATCGCAGTTCGCCACAAAATGAGATTAAAACTTGTAGTTGATTTGATGAAACAATCTAACAATGATGTTTTTGAAAGACTACCTTTGCAAAAAGGAGTTACTAAAAATATTCTTGGAGTACCCATAAGGTCTGTCACAATACAAGTTGCTGCTGGAAGAAATCTAGCAGTTATAGTTGAGGCTGCAGTAAGAAATACAATTCTACAAATGCGTGGCATAGACACCTTTGGAGATTTTATAGAACGACAAACTATTGCAATTTTAAGCAACAATAATTAA